The proteins below are encoded in one region of Peribacillus muralis:
- a CDS encoding ABC transporter ATP-binding protein, which produces MLEVRGIKKSFGKKVVVGGVSFSVEKGESFGLLGPNGAGKSTTIAMLCGLLPYEEGEILIDGLSVKKSPRHVKKKIGIVPQEIALYHSMSAIDNLLFWGRMYGLTRAKAKKMAEVVLEIVGLKDRAKHKIETFSGGMKRRINIGAALMHEPELLIMDEPTVGIDPQSRNHILETVKKLNADGMTVIYTSHYMEEVEYICDRICIVDEGKIIALGRKEELFGSLKDGVVITLHVNSLEGNWVKDLEQIASVEKVIANAEKNSLEIVGNNHANIVSDIISCAVKANVKVSSFERKEPNLESLFLQLTGRSLRD; this is translated from the coding sequence TGTTGGAGGCGTTTCTTTTTCAGTGGAAAAAGGGGAGTCATTCGGTTTGTTAGGTCCAAACGGAGCTGGAAAGTCTACAACGATTGCAATGTTGTGCGGTTTGTTACCTTATGAGGAGGGCGAAATCCTTATTGATGGGCTTTCTGTGAAAAAGTCACCACGTCATGTAAAAAAGAAAATAGGGATTGTTCCGCAAGAAATTGCTTTGTATCATTCGATGTCAGCGATAGATAATCTTCTTTTCTGGGGAAGGATGTATGGGCTAACCAGGGCAAAGGCCAAGAAAATGGCTGAAGTGGTACTGGAAATCGTCGGACTGAAGGATAGGGCCAAACATAAAATCGAGACGTTTTCCGGTGGAATGAAAAGAAGGATCAATATCGGTGCTGCCTTGATGCATGAGCCGGAACTATTGATCATGGATGAACCGACGGTGGGCATTGATCCCCAATCACGCAATCATATTCTAGAAACGGTAAAAAAGCTGAATGCGGACGGGATGACGGTGATCTACACAAGCCACTATATGGAGGAAGTGGAGTATATATGCGACCGGATATGCATAGTTGATGAAGGGAAAATCATCGCGCTTGGAAGGAAAGAAGAGTTATTTGGTTCGTTAAAGGATGGAGTGGTGATTACTTTGCACGTTAATTCCCTGGAAGGTAATTGGGTCAAGGACCTTGAACAAATAGCGAGTGTAGAAAAGGTTATCGCTAATGCAGAAAAAAATTCATTAGAAATCGTCGGCAATAATCATGCAAATATCGTCTCCGATATTATTTCGTGTGCTGTAAAAGCAAATGTAAAGGTGTCGTCCTTTGAAAGGAAGGAGCCCAACTTAGAGAGTCTTTTTTTACAGTTAACAGGGCGCTCACTGCGTGATTAG